The Thermacetogenium phaeum DSM 12270 genome segment AGAATAAGGTGTTCTGCCCACATTTATTACTTGGGGAATCATGAAGCACTACCGCCTCCTTTGACCAGTGCTGAGGAGATGACGCTGATAAACAAGCTGGAAACTGGTGATATTAATGTGAGAAATGCCCTCATTGAGAGGAACCTCAGGTTGGTTGTTTACATTGCGCGGAAGTTTGAAAACACCGGGATAGGTATTGAAGATCTCGTTTCTATCGGAACAATTGGTTTGATTAAGGCCGTCAATACCTTTAATCCGCAGCGCAAGATTAAACTGGCCACTTATGCATCGCGCTGTATAGAGAATGAGATTCTGATGCACCTGAGGCGCAACAACAGAACGAAGGCCGAGGTTTCCTTCGACGAACCTCTCAATATCGATTGGGACGGTAATGAGCTGCTGCTCTCGGACGTGTTGGGGACGGATAATGACGTGATTTACCGTCATCTAGAGGAGGAGGTCGACCGCAACCTCCTGCACACTGCCGTGAGCAAGCTGTCGCCGCGGGAGCGCAAGATCATGGAACTCCGCTTCGGGTTGCGAGGAGCCAGGGAAAAGACACAAAAGGAGGTTGCCGATCTGTTGGGAATTTCTCAGTCGTATATTTCCAGGCTGGAAAAGCGCATCATCAGGCGTTTGCGTAAGGAGATTTGTAATTACGAATGAAAAGAAACGGGAAGAGGCCTCAATGTCAGATGACTAGGGGGCTTCTGAAGGCATCTCCTGAAATGAAGTTTTTCGTTAGATCTGGGAATGACGGTTGGTCTTCCCGGATTTTATTTTGCCGTTCTTATCCCCTGTCTGTCTTGGTGTAAGCACGGTATAATTTGATACTTCCCCGGTAATAATGAAAAACGACCAAACGATCCTTGGGGAGGATGCGGGCGGAATGGTTAACAAAGTAGAGATCTGCGGTGTGAATACGGCCAAGCTTCCAGTACTGAGCAGCCAGCAGATGGAGGAATTGTTTCGCCAGGTGAAAGCCGGTGATAAAACCGCCCGGGAAAAGCTTATTAAGGGAAATTTGCGCCTGGTTCTCAGCGTTATCCAGCGTTTTACCAATCGCGGCGAATATGTAGATGACCTCTTTCAAGTGGGGTGTGTTGGTCTTATCAAAGCCATCGATAACTTTGACTTAAGCCAGAATGTAAAGTTTTCTACCTACGCCGTGCCTATGATCATCGGGGAAATTCGCCGCTATCTTCGGGATAACAACCCGATTCGGGTGAGCCGTTCGTTAAGGGATATTGCCTATAAGGCAATCCAGGTTAGGGAGGTGCTGCTCAACAAGCATTCCCGGGAGCCGTCTCTCAACGAAATCGCAGATGAACTCAACCTGCCTCGCGAAGAGGTTATTTTTGCGATGGATGCCATCCAGGAACCGGTCAGTCTTTTTGAACCTATTTATCACGACGGGGGAGACCCCATTTACGTGATGGACCAGATCGGGGATGAAAAGAACCAGGACAGCAACTGGTTGGAGAAGATTTCTATCAGAGAGGCGCTCCGCAAGTTAAACAACAGGGAGAAGATGATTCTCACCATGCGCTTTTTTGAAGGGAAGACGCAGATGGAGGTGGCCGAAGAGATCGGTATTTCGCAGGCCCAGGTTTCCCGGCTGGAGAAAGCGGCCCTGAATCACATGCGGAAATACATCTGACAGGAGAGGTTGTTATGATGAGGCGCGAGATCGGGATTTTGCTCTTACTAGGATTTTTGGGAATGGGTGCACTGTTTAAGTACCTCGATTGGGTTCAGGTGACAAAGGCATTTACGGCCAACAACCTGATCAGGCTGCATGTTATTGCCAACAGCGATGAGCGAAAGGATCAGGAAATAAAACATCTGGTTCGCGATCGGATTGTTGAGGCCTTGCGAGATCAGTTGTGTCGGGTGAACAGCTACAGTGAAGCGCGCGATGTTGTAAGAAGGAGCCTTTCTTCTCTGTCTGATATAGCTCGAGAAGTGGTTACAGCAGAGGGCTGCTCCTACCCGGTGCGGGTTGAATGGGGACGTTTTCCCTTTCCTGCAAAGTCCTACGGAAATCTCACGCTGCCGGAAGGGGAATATGAAGCAGTAAGGTTGGTGTTGGGTGAGGGAGAAGGCTCTAACTGGTGGTGTGTGCTTTTCCCTCCCCTGTGCTTTGTGGACATTTCCGGAGAGACATCGGAATTTGAAGAAACGGCTGTTGAGACTTTGACCCAGGATACGAGGCAAGGGGATGGGGAACGAAAGGACAACACTAATAAACCGGGCTTGAAGTTTCGCTTTTTCGAATATCTCCAGCGTGACGATGGGTATCTGGCAAGGATCATGAAATTTGGAGAGTGAAATGTTAAGCACAAACTGCAACCTCCTTTCATATATTATTTGAGGGAGGTGGCAGCGGTGATTAAAATATCAGAACTGCGACTGCACGATGTGATTAATATTACCGATGGCAAGAGATTGGGAATGATCAAGGATATCGATATTGACGTGGAGACAGGCCGTATCAAAGCCTTTATTTTGCCCGGTGCAACGAAATTATTTAGCTTCTTGAGTAAGAGCGAGGAGATCGTAGTACCGTGGGAGAAAATCGTTAGAATCGGGGTGGATGTAATTCTGATAGAGCTTTCATCTGGGGGGCAGCCGGCCGCTAAATAGAGTGGATATGGAGCGAGCGCAATCTAGGTGTTGATAACACCTGTTTTTTGTTTTGTGGGGTCAGTGATAGAAAAATGCTGCAATGCTATTTCCGAAAGGTATATTTTTAAGCTCTTGTCCAAAAGACAATTGAGACCCCCAAAATCGGAACTTTAGCAGGATATCTCCACTATATGTTGTGTGATATAATTTAATTGACTCTATATATGGAATTGTTTGGTTGGATTTGTGTGAAAGAGAGGGTGGCAATGCGCTGTCCGTTTTGTAAGACGGGAGAATCGCGAGTTGTGGATTCCCGTTCATTGGACAATGGTTCTACCATCAGGAGGAGAAGGGAATGTTTTTCCTGCGGAAGGAGATTTACGACCTATGAGCGCCTTGAAGAGATACCGCTTTGGGTGATCAAAAAGGACGGAAGGAGAGAGCTGTTCAGCCGGGATAAGATCCTGACCGGTATCATGAAAGCCTGTGAAAAAAGGCCTACGGCCTTGGAAACCCTATCCGATATGGTCGATGAAATTGAACGGGAGCTTAGAGAACAACCCGAAACAGAAGTCTCCAGCAAGGTCATCGGACAGATGGTTATGGATCGGCTGTTACAGCTGGACAAGGTGGCCTATGTAAGGTTTGCTTCTGTTTACCGGGAATTCAAAGATGTGGGAGAAATCCTTGACTGCCTGGAAGAGTTAGGGGTCAAGGAGGGTAATTAATAAGAGAGAGGAGATTCACCTTGTTTACTAAGATCAGAAAAAGGGATGGAAGAGAAGTACCATTCGATGACACCAAAATCACCGATGCCATCTTTAAAGCAGCACGTGCCGTTGGAGGGGAGGACAGGGAGACCGCGGTTTCCCTTACCCTGGATGTCCTGCGGATGCTGAAAGAAAAATACAACGGTCAGGTCTTTAGCGTAGAAGACGTCCAGGACGTTGTGGAAAAGGTGCTGATCGAGAGGGGACATGCCCGCACCGCCAAGGCTTATATACTTTACAGGGATAAGCGCACGCGCATTCGCGAGGCTAAGACAGAACTGATGGATGTGGTTGAAGAGATCATTAAGGAAACCGATCGAGACAACGCCAATGTGGGCAATTCTCCTTCGGCTAAGATGCTGCAGATCGCCAGTGCCGCCAGCAAGAACTACTACCTGAACAGGCTGCTTGATGAAGACTTTTCCCTAGCCCACAGGCGGGGGGATATCCATATTCACGATTTGGACTTCTACGCAACAACCCTTAATTGTCTGCAGATTCCTCTCGATGTTCTGTTGAAGAATGGGTTTGATAACGGACATGGCTATATCAGGCCGCCAAAGCGTCCTTCCTCGGCAACGGCTCTGGCAGCAATTATTCTGCAAAGCTCCCAGAACGACATGTACGGGGGACAGTCCTTCCCTTTCTTCGATCGGCAGATGGCACCTTTTGTTGAAGGTGCTGATGACGATGAGGTTTATCAGGCAATGGAAGCCCTCGTGTATAACCTGAATTCGATGCACAGCAGAGCAGGCTCGCAGGTGCCGTTTTCATCCTTAAATCTGGGTACGGATACTTCAGAGGCAGGGCGCAAGGTAACCCGTAACCTTTTGCTGGCTTACGAGGCTGGTTTGGGGCATGGAGAAAATCCCATTTTTCCCAATGTGATCTTTCGGTTGAAGAAGGGCGTTAACTTTGAGAATGGAGATCCCAACTACGATCTCTTTCAGCTGGCTGTGCGCGTGGCCAGCAAAAGGCTGAATCCGACGTTCAGTTTTATGGACTCTTCCTTCAACAGAAAGTACGGAGACCAGGTGGCTTATATGGGCTGTCGCACCAGGGTGATGGCCAACCGCCGGGGGCCGGAGGAGACTGCCAGGAGAGGAAACCTCTCCTTCACAACGATAAACCTGCCGAGGCTGGCAATCAAAGCTGAGCGCAATATGAAGCTCTTTTATTCTCTGTTGGACGAGATGGTGGAACTCGCCATCAGACAGCTCTACCATCGCTTTAAAGTGCAGTGCAGATTGCGGGTTAAGGACATTCCCTTTGTCATGGGGCAGAGGCTCTACATGGGATCTGAAGATTTAAAACCTGAGGACTCTATAGAGCCGGCCATCGTCAATGGAACGCTTTCCGTGGGAATAATCGGTCTGGCGGAGACCCTGGTGTCCCTTACAGGCTACCATCACGGCCAGAGCGAGGAGTCCCAGGCGGTAGGGCTGGAAATCGTGAAGCACATCCGTGAAAAGGTGAACGAAGCCTGTGAGCGTTTTGACTTAAATTATACCTTCCTGGCCACACCTGCGGAGGGGTTATGCGGGAGGTTTATAGCGTTGGACAGGAAAGAATTCGGGATCATCCCCGGTGTTACTGATAAGGAGTACTATACGAATTCGTTCCACATCCCCGTCAACTATCCCATCAGCATTTTCGATAAGATCAGGATAGAGGGGGAGTATCACAAGTACTTCGATGCCGGCCACATCAGCTATGTGGAGCTGGCCTCCCCTCCGCAGCATAACCAGCAGGCGGTGGAGGCTATCATCAGGCACATGGCGGATTGTGACATGGGTTACGCAGGGATCAACTACCCGGTGGATTTTTGCTGTGGATGTAATTTGCTCGGTGTTATCAACGAGTCTGTTTGCCCGCGCTGCGGTTCTTCTGAGATTCGCCGCGTGCGCCGGATCACCGGTTACTTGAGTACTGTTGATCGCTTCAATGACGGCAAGCTGGCGGAGTTGCGCGACCGGATAACACATTTTCAATAAACAAGTTCTGGTGATCTTGGGTGACCTCTTCCTTGATCGAACGACTCCCACAGATTGTCGTTGCCGGTAGGCAAGAGGCGGAAGAAGTTCTGGCGAGGGTGTCCGCATCCAGGGGGGCCTCCTTGCAGATAGATGAAGTTGTGGTCCCCGCGCTGGGGTGCGGGGTGCTCGGGGGGAAAGGAGAGGGGGAAGGA includes the following:
- the sigG gene encoding RNA polymerase sporulation sigma factor SigG, with the translated sequence MVNKVEICGVNTAKLPVLSSQQMEELFRQVKAGDKTAREKLIKGNLRLVLSVIQRFTNRGEYVDDLFQVGCVGLIKAIDNFDLSQNVKFSTYAVPMIIGEIRRYLRDNNPIRVSRSLRDIAYKAIQVREVLLNKHSREPSLNEIADELNLPREEVIFAMDAIQEPVSLFEPIYHDGGDPIYVMDQIGDEKNQDSNWLEKISIREALRKLNNREKMILTMRFFEGKTQMEVAEEIGISQAQVSRLEKAALNHMRKYI
- the nrdR gene encoding transcriptional regulator NrdR; amino-acid sequence: MRCPFCKTGESRVVDSRSLDNGSTIRRRRECFSCGRRFTTYERLEEIPLWVIKKDGRRELFSRDKILTGIMKACEKRPTALETLSDMVDEIERELREQPETEVSSKVIGQMVMDRLLQLDKVAYVRFASVYREFKDVGEILDCLEELGVKEGN
- the sigE gene encoding RNA polymerase sporulation sigma factor SigE, with amino-acid sequence MRAVVNWCWVLRLRLIGILKRIRCSAHIYYLGNHEALPPPLTSAEEMTLINKLETGDINVRNALIERNLRLVVYIARKFENTGIGIEDLVSIGTIGLIKAVNTFNPQRKIKLATYASRCIENEILMHLRRNNRTKAEVSFDEPLNIDWDGNELLLSDVLGTDNDVIYRHLEEEVDRNLLHTAVSKLSPRERKIMELRFGLRGAREKTQKEVADLLGISQSYISRLEKRIIRRLRKEICNYE
- the spoIIR gene encoding stage II sporulation protein R; its protein translation is MMRREIGILLLLGFLGMGALFKYLDWVQVTKAFTANNLIRLHVIANSDERKDQEIKHLVRDRIVEALRDQLCRVNSYSEARDVVRRSLSSLSDIAREVVTAEGCSYPVRVEWGRFPFPAKSYGNLTLPEGEYEAVRLVLGEGEGSNWWCVLFPPLCFVDISGETSEFEETAVETLTQDTRQGDGERKDNTNKPGLKFRFFEYLQRDDGYLARIMKFGE
- a CDS encoding YlmC/YmxH family sporulation protein → MIKISELRLHDVINITDGKRLGMIKDIDIDVETGRIKAFILPGATKLFSFLSKSEEIVVPWEKIVRIGVDVILIELSSGGQPAAK
- the nrdD gene encoding anaerobic ribonucleoside-triphosphate reductase — translated: MFTKIRKRDGREVPFDDTKITDAIFKAARAVGGEDRETAVSLTLDVLRMLKEKYNGQVFSVEDVQDVVEKVLIERGHARTAKAYILYRDKRTRIREAKTELMDVVEEIIKETDRDNANVGNSPSAKMLQIASAASKNYYLNRLLDEDFSLAHRRGDIHIHDLDFYATTLNCLQIPLDVLLKNGFDNGHGYIRPPKRPSSATALAAIILQSSQNDMYGGQSFPFFDRQMAPFVEGADDDEVYQAMEALVYNLNSMHSRAGSQVPFSSLNLGTDTSEAGRKVTRNLLLAYEAGLGHGENPIFPNVIFRLKKGVNFENGDPNYDLFQLAVRVASKRLNPTFSFMDSSFNRKYGDQVAYMGCRTRVMANRRGPEETARRGNLSFTTINLPRLAIKAERNMKLFYSLLDEMVELAIRQLYHRFKVQCRLRVKDIPFVMGQRLYMGSEDLKPEDSIEPAIVNGTLSVGIIGLAETLVSLTGYHHGQSEESQAVGLEIVKHIREKVNEACERFDLNYTFLATPAEGLCGRFIALDRKEFGIIPGVTDKEYYTNSFHIPVNYPISIFDKIRIEGEYHKYFDAGHISYVELASPPQHNQQAVEAIIRHMADCDMGYAGINYPVDFCCGCNLLGVINESVCPRCGSSEIRRVRRITGYLSTVDRFNDGKLAELRDRITHFQ